AGCCAGATCGTCGAGGGCGAGATTCCCGCACGAATCGTGTACGAAGACGAGGCGACGGCTGCGTTTCTCGACGCCAATCCGCTCGCACCGGGCCACACGCTCGTCGTCCCCAAGGAGGAGTACGAACGACTGAACGACGTCCCCGACGACGTCGCCCAGGACCTCTATGCGACCATCCACCGGCTCGTGCCCGCCGTCGAAGACGCCGTCGACGCCGACGCGACGAGCGTCGCGTTCAACAACGGCGAAGCTGCAGGCCAGGAAGTCCCCCACGTCCACTGTCACATCGTCCCCCGGTTCGAGGGCGACGGCGGCGGCAACACCCACACGATGATCGGGAAACAGATCGACCTGGACGACGACGAACTCGACGAGATCGCCGGAGAGATCGAGTCGAACGCCTGAGCCGATCGACCCGCTGTCGGTTTGCAACGTCCTCCGGACCGGCCCGGTCCCGGCCCGGTGCCGTGACAGTTTTGCCGATCGCGCGTGAGCGACGCGTATGGCAAGTTTCGCCGCCCAGTTTCGTTCCCACCCGATCGCCACGACCCTCGAACTCGGGAGCGTGCTGGTCTGTTGCCTGCTGTTTTTCGGGACGTTCGTCGCGCTCGCGACGGTCCCGCCGTCGCGGTCGGCGACGCCGTGGCTCGCAATCGTCGGCGTCGGTGCGGCGTTCGTCCTGTTCTGGACGGCGATCGTGCCGCTGTACGAACGGACGCTCTAGTCGCTGGCCCGTCGCCACCAGCTATACGATCGTGCCGACGAGCAGATCGCCGTACAGCAGGGCGATCACCAACCCGGCGAACACCGGGACGAGGAACGGCGCGCCCGGCGAGATCCAGACCGTCTCCGTCTCGGCGAGGACCTCGAGCCCCTCCCGGAGTTCGTCCGCCGTGGTTCCGTAGGCCGTGCCCTCGATGTCGTCCAGGAAGGCCGCGGCACCCCACGGGTCGTCAGCGGCGGCCATCGTTCGATCGGCGTCCTGCGCGTCGGTGGCCGCGGTCGCGGCCGCAGACCCGGCCGTCCCCCCGTCGCTTCGAACGTCGGGGCCGGCCGCGACCGCCCCGTCGGTCGGCGGGTTCGGCTCGTCGGGGAGCGTCGCCGGATCCCGGTACCGATCGGGCGCGTCGCGCAGTTCGGCGAGGGTCAGCCCGCGCCAGCGGAGGTACATCCGCAGCGCGTCGAGATCGAGTCCGGTCCGGGAGACCCCCGTCGGCGTCGAGAGCAGCGTTCCGTGGGTCTCGGCGACCCGCTCCCAGGAGACTGGCCAGCCGACGAACATGACGGGGGCGACGCGACCGGCGGCGGCGTTACGGACCGCGAGGGCGATCGGGATCGCCAGTCCGACGAGGACGGCGTTGGAGAGGATCGTAAACGAGAACGCCTCGATCGGCGTGCCCGAGACGGGGAGCGTCCACGGGCCGACGGTGTACTCCGGGAAGGTCGGGAACAGCAGCGCGAGGACGAGCAACGCCTTCGCGTCCGCGCCGCCGAAGCCGCCGAGCCACCAGAACAGGTACGCGATCGGGACGACCAGACCCAGGCTGATCGCCGCCGGGACGAGAAAGTCGTAGGTCCACGCCGGACCGCCGGCCTGCCGGGCGATCCAGCCGTCCCAGACGAGCGTTCCGCCCCCGACAATTGCGAGGGGAATCCAGACGGCGCTTGAGACCCGCCTGGTACGAACGTCACGAACAGCAGCCCACGCGAAGACGGGGAGGGCGACGAGTCGCAGGAGATCCGGGACCGTCGCCGACGCGCCAGCGAGTGTCACAGGTCCCCCTGCGAAGCCCGATCTCCTTACGTTTTCGGCTCGATCGAGCACGGGAGCGCAATCCGGTTCGGCAGACACGACGATCCCGTGGCGACTGGTAAGCCGAAGGCAAAGCGACGGCGCGGCGGACCCGATCGACGCGCTCGTCGTCGCATCGACGCCCGGACGATACCCGTAGCTCAGACGGTGCTACTCGATAAATCGGTTCCAGCCGGAGGCTGGCCCTTAGATGACGCGGTTCTGCAGGTAGTCGAGGTGTTTGGCGTTGTACACGATCTTGACCTCGTCGGTCTCCGCGGAGCCGATGCAGGTCAGTCGAACGTCCTTCTCTTCGACCTCCTCGTCACTGAGGATCTGCTGCATGTCCATCTCGATCTCGCCCTCCTTGACGATCGCCGCGCAGTTCGCACAGGCGCCTGCGCGACAGGAGAAGGGCCAGTCGTAGCCCTGTGCCTCGGCGGCTTCGAGGATGTATTCGCCCTCGGCGACGTCGAGGGTGCCGTAATCCTCGTCGTCCAGACCGGCGTCAGCGGCCTGATCGAAGAGATCGTCGTCGTCCATGTCCCAGCCCTGGTCGTCCAGCACTTCGTAGTTGAGGTATTCTACCGTGGGCATCACTCAGCGATTCGAGTCCCGTACTGGTATAGCTTGCTGTTCGGACCTAAATTGTCTTTCAGCCAGAACCGAGCAATCCGATCGAAAGAACGTCACGAGTTGACGGATTTCGCGGCGAACCGGGAGATCGAACCGGAAATGTCCGGCCGAATTGCGACGAGCGCCTCGACGGGTGGAATCGGGACGAACGTCTCGACGGTTGTCGAACGTTGTCGACCCGGGCGTGTGGGTTCCGGGACCGATCGGCTCAGAACCCGAAGATCGGAACGAACTGGAACGTGAGATACGCGCCGACCGTCGCGATGAGCGGCACGACGTTCTGCATGATGATGACCCGCGCCGTCGTCGACGGATCGAACAGGTCCGACGCCCTGGGGATGTCCTCGGGTTCCTCCTCACCGATCTCGGGTGGCGTCTCGCCCTCCTCCTCGGCCGTGAGCGCACCGACGGAGACGCGGGTCTCCTCGCCCCTGCGAGCGTCGGAGAGCGTCGTCGTCCGGGTCGCGCGTCCCCAGCCGAGACCGATGATGCACATCGTCGCGACCACGACGAAACTCGCGGGGATCCCGATCGCCGACAGCATGATGACGATCGTCGACGCGATGACTGCGACGACGATCGCCGCCGTCAGCGGGAGGTTCGTGATGTCGTTGCCGAGCGTGTCGAGCGTCCGGCGGGCGATCGTGAAACAGCCCACCGCGACGGCCGCAGACCCGAGCAGGATGAGCGGGACCATCTCGAATTCCCCGGTGCCGTAGATCGGTGCGATCGCGTTCGCGATGTTGCTCGTCCCGGAGGAGAACGCCATCAGGCAGCCGATCCCGACGACGACGAACGCGCCCGTGATCTCCCGTCGGTTCGCGCCGATCCCGAACTGGAGTCGGGGGACCGTCCCCGATCGATCGACGGTGATCATCTCCCGACCCTCGCGGTCCCCCTCGATGGCGACCCACGCGTTGATCCGGGGGTAGAAGTAGCGGCCGACGACGCCGGCGACCCAGAACCCGATGATCGGAGCCACGATCCACCAGACGACGATCTCACCCATCACCGCCCAGTTGAGTTCGCCGGTCGCGAGACCGAGTGCGGCGATCGCACCGACGGCGGTCATCGACGTCGAGGCGGGGACGCCCGCGTAGTTACCCACGAACAGCGCGCCGCCGATGAAAAAGAGGACGGCGACGTTCGATCGCATGGTGAAGATGTCGGTCGTGTGGACGAGTTCGTCCCCGAGCGTCGTGACGACGTTCGGCCCGATCGTGATCGCGCCGAGAAAGAAGAAAATCGACATCAGCGCCGCTGCCATGAGTTTCGTGATCACGTTGGCTCCGACGGCGGGGCCGAACGCGGGCCCCGTCGTCGCGCCGCCGATGTTGTAGCCGACGAAGACCGCCACGAGAAGCCCCACGATAAGCAGTACTTCTGTCACAATGATATCCACACGAGCCGTCCCTAAAAACGCGCCTATTTGTCCCCGGTGTCGGCAGACGGATTCCGGGCGTCGATCCAGGTCCGGTGACGGCGATCGGCGGTCGATCGGCGACGGAAACGGCTGAGCTAGCCCCCACGACTCGATCCGGCCCGTGCAGCGACCGCACACCCGATCCAGTGGGGATCCCGTGGACGATCCCAAAGCGTTTCACCGAACCGTACCCTACATCGGGACATCATGTCGTCACGCGCACCATCGGTTCGGTGGAGTGGCAGTCCGCAGGGCGGACGCGTTTCGTCGCAGTCACGGACGGCGCTGATCGATTCGGTCGCGCCCGTCAGTCGACTATGAGACCGGCACGTGTCGATGCGATCATCGACCTCGCGTACGGCGGGTTGATCCTCCTCTCGATCGTCCTGATCGCGACGCTCGACATCCGGATCGGGCTGACGTTCGGGCTGGGCGTGTTCGCCTCGTACATCCTGCACGTCGTCTGGAAGATGGCCCGGTTCGATCCCGACTGGATGACCCGGACCGTCCAGGAATCGGTCGAGCAGACCGTCGGCGACGCCGTCGAGGAACAGGTCGAAGCGACGATGAGCGAGACCGTCGAAGAGTCGGTCGAGCGGACCGTCGGCGACACCGTCGAAGAGTCGGTCGAGCGGACCGTCGGCGACACCGTCGAGGAACGCGTCGAACGAACCGTCAGTGACACCGTCGAACAGACGGTCGGCGACCAACTCGACGAGGTGCAGGCGCAGGTCGATTCCGTCGACGAGCGAGTCGACCGGCGGCCTCGCGAGGAGGAAGTCGAGGAACTCATCGAGGAATCGACCGAGGACGACCGGCCCGACGCCTGATCGGCCCCAAGTCGACGGCCGGTCACCGGACGACGACGACCGGGGTCGGCGACTGACGAACGACTTTCTTGGCGACGTTGCCGACGTAGAAGTAGTCCGAAATGGACCCGCCGTGACTGCCGACGACGACCGTATCGTAGTCGTCGGCGCAGTTGATGATCGCGCGAACGGGATGTCCCAGTTCGACGACCGTCTCGAGGTCCGCGTCCCCGTCGGCGACGTCGACGAGTTCCCGCGCCCGATCGAACACCGGTTGCGCGTGTTCCTGGGCCGCTTCCTCGAGGTCGTCGGCGAGGGCGAGCCCCGACGCCTCGCCCCACATCGACGACGGTTCGCCGACGACGGTCAGGACGGTTACCTGGGCGTCCGGATAGGCCTCGAGGGCGTACTCGAGTGCGTGTTCGCTCATCTCCGAGCCGTCCATCGGAACGAGAATGTGTGAAATCATACCCGATCTACGATGGCGGCGCGAATAAACGCCGGGGACGGCGACGGACACTCACCCGACGAACGGAACCGCCGTGAAGAAGCCGTAGGCCAGCAGCGTCGACATCGACGGCCCGATGATCCACATCGAGACGTACTTGACGATCGCTCGCGGATTGAACAGATCGCCCGCTTTCAGGACTTCCTCGGGCTCTTCTTCACCGATTTTCGTGATCGGGGCGTCCGGATCCGCCTTCAGCGCCCCCATCGTCATCTCCGTGTCGACCTCGCCGCGAATGGCCTCCTGGGCCGTGACGGGACGGGTCGCACGCCCCCAGCCGAGGCCAACGATCGTCATCACGGACGCCATCACGAGGCTGATCGGAATGCCGGCCCACGAGAGGATCGTCGTGATCGTCGAGGCGGTGATCATGACGATCAGGGCCGCGAGCAGCGGGATATCGCTGAGTTCGCCGCCGACGGATTCCATCGTCCGGCGGGCGATGGTAAAGCCGCCGAATCCGATCGCGAGCGTCGCGATGATGATGGCGGTGTCGACCTGGAGATCGCCGCCGCTGACCAGCGGTGCGACGGCGTTCGGGACGTTGCTCGCCCCGGCGCTGAACGCCATGTAACAGCCGATGACGAAGACCACGATCGTTCCGCCGAGTTCCTGGTAGGTCGTGTTCGGGCCGAGCGCCAGCGTCGGGACCGAACCGCTGCGATCGACGGCGAGCAGCGGTCCCTCGGAGGTGCTAATTTCGAACCGTCGGTTGAGTTCGGGGTAGACGTATCGGCCGACGGTCGCGCCGATCCAGAGCCCGATAATCGGCGTGACGATCCACCACGAGATGATCCAGCCGATCGTCGCGAAGTTGGTCGTCTCGGTCGCCAAACCGAGGCCGACGATCGCGCCAACGGTCGTCATCGACGTCGGAACGGGGACGCCGAAAACGTTCGCGACGAGAATCCCCAGCCCGATGAAAAAGAGGACGGCGACGCCCGCCGCGAGCGAGATTTCGATCGTGATTATGTCGCCCGATAGCGTGTCCATCACGTTTCGACCGACGGTCCACCCGCCGAGGAAGACGAAAAACGTCATCAACGCCGCAGCCGTGACCTTGCTCAGGATTCCGGCACCCACGGCCGGCCCCCACGCGATCCCAGTCGACGAGCCACCGATGTTGAAGCCGACGAAAATCGAGACGACGACCCCGACCAACAGCACGGTTTCGACCATCGGTGGATAGTAGAGGTGTACTAGTGAAATAAGTACTGGGAGCGATCGCCACGTTACGCGACGGATAGGCGCCCTCGATCGCGCCGTGGCACGAACGCGTCGGGTCGGTCTCGGTCGACGGTGGATCCCGCCCGCGGCCCGCGGCAGTCGTCTCGCCTCTCGCCGGTTCGATCACACGCCCCAGAAGAACTCGATTCCGAGCACGGTGACCACCGACAGCAGGAGTTGCAGCGGCGCGCCGATCCGGAAGTAGTCGCTAAACCGGTAGCCGCCGGGTCCGTAGACGAACAGGTTGGTCTGGTAGCCGATCGGTCCCAGGAAGGCGGTGCTCGCGGCGAACGTCACCGCGAGGACGAACGCGAACGGGTTCGCGCCGATGCCCGCCGCCGCGGCCGCCGCAACCGGGATCAGCAGGACGACGCTCGCGTTGTTGCTGATGACCTCGGTGATGAGGCCCGTCACGATGTAGAACAGCCAGAGCACGACGAGCGGCGGCAGGAAGCCGGCCGTCTGGACGACCAGGAACGCGAGGTAGGCGGCCGCGCCCGTCCGTTCCAGGGCGATTCCAAGGGGGATCACGCCCGCCAGCAGGAAGATGATGTCCCACTCGACGGCGTCGTACAGTTCGTTGGGATCGAGGACCCCCGTGACGACCATCGCGACCACGCCCGCGAGTGCCGAGAGCAGGATCGGATATACCTCGAGGGCCGCGACCGCGACGACGCCGATCATGATCGCCACGGCGATCGGCGCTTTATCGGAGCGGTACTCGGGCCGGGGCGGTTCGCGGGCGACGATCACGTCGTTACCCCGCGAGAGGCGATCGAGCGTGTCGGGAGGTGCCTGCACGAGGAGCGTATCGCCGACATCGAGTCGACGGCCGACGAGGCGCTCGCCCACGACCGTCCCGCGATGCCGGAGGCCGAGCACCGCGGCGTTGAACTCCTCGCGGAAGCGTTCGGGATCCAGTCGTTCCCCGACGAGTCGCGAGTCGAGCGAGACGACCAGTTCCGCGAGCAGGCCCTGGGAATCCGCCGCCGAGATTTCCGCCGCGGACTGCGGATCGCCGACGAGTTCGACGCCCTCGGCGTCTTCGAGCGTCGTAAACGCGTCCCGGTCCGTCCGGACCACGAGCACGTCGCCCGCCTCGAGACGCGTCTCCTGGCGCGGTGCGACCGATCGGTCCTCGTCGCGGACGACCTGCACGACGTCGACCTCCGGACCCAGCGCGGCGGTCGCGTCGCGGATCGTCCCGCCGGCGAGCGGCGACCCGGGGACGACGGCTACGTCCGCGATGTAGTCGCCGACCGCGTACTCCTCGACGTAGTCGGCCCGCGCCGGGACGCGTTCCGGCAGGAGGTAGTGGCCGACGAAGATCAGGTAGAGCGCCCCGACGAGGACGACGATCGCACCGAGTCCCGTGAACTCGAACATCGAGAACCGGTGGAGTTCGGGGTAATCGGCACCCAGCCGGGCGCTGATGTCGCTGGCGAGGATGTTCGTCGAGGTGCCGATGAGGGTGAGCATCCCCCCGACCTGCGAGGCGTAGGACAGCGGGATGAGCAGCTTCGACGGCGAGGTGTTCCCCCGGTTGGCGACGTCGGTGACCACGGGAACCAGCAACGCGACGACGGGCGTATTGTTCAGAAAGCCCGAGACGGGACTCGTCGCGAGGACGGTCGCGAACAGCTGTTTGCGGAGGCTCGTGCCCGCATAGGCGGCCATCCGACGGCCCAGTTCCTGGACCAGCCCCGTCCGGCTGATCCCGCCGCTCAGGATGAGCATCGCCAGCACGGTGATCGTCGCGTCGTTCGCGAAGCCGGAGATGCCGGTGCTCGAATCGATCCCCGTCCACGGCTCCAGCACGACGAGGACGACGATCAGCAGGATCGCGGTCACGTCGATCGGGAGTCGCTCGGTGAGAAAGAGGACGAGCGCGAGCGCGACGACGCCCAGCACGACGAGGATGTCCGTCGTCAGTTCCGGCTGCATCGCAGGCTCCTGGACGAGCGGCAGGCAGACCGAAACCGACATGATACGGTCAACGCCGACCAGAAATGTAATAATTCTGGTTGGATCGCGAACAGCGTGGCACCGATGGCGATTCGGCGAAACCGTCGGCTTTACTCGCGTCCGGTCCCCGAAGTCGGGTATGAGCACCGACGACGCAGGCGACGCCGACAGCGACGGGGCGTTCGAAGTGATCCCGGCGGTCGACGTCCAGGACGGCGAGGTCGTCCAGCTCGTCCAGGGCGAGCGGGGCACGGAGAAGACCTACGGCGATCCCGTCGAGGCCGCCCGCCGATGGATCGACGCCGGCGCGGAGACGCTCCACCTCGTCGACCTGGACGGCGCGTTCGAGGGCGACCGGGCGAACGCCGACGCGATCGAGGCCGTGATCGACGCCGTCGACGTCCCGACCCAGCTCGGGGGCGGGATCCGGACCGCCGCGGACGCGATCGATCTGCTCGATCGGGGCGTCGATCGGGTCATCCTCGGCACGGCGGCGGTCGAGAATCCCGAGATCGTGGCCGAGATCAGCGAGACCTACCCCGAGGGCGTGGTCGTCAGTCTCGACGCGAAGGGCGGCGAAGTGGTCGTCGAGGGCTGGACCGAGGGCGCCGGCGTCTCACCCGTCGAGGCCGCCGAGCGGTACGAGGACCTCGGCGCGGCCGCGATCCTCTTTACGAACGTCGACGTCGAGGGTCAACTCGAGGGCGTCGCGACCGAGCCCGTCCGTGAACTGGTCGACGCGACCGAGATGCCAGTGATCGCGAGCGGCGGCGTCGCGACGATCGAGGACGTTCGGGCGCTCGCGGACGCCGGTGCGGCCGCGGTGGTCGTCGGCAGCGCGCTGTACGAAGGACGGTTCACGCTCGAAGCGGCGCAGGCTGCGATCGAAGAGCGCTGAGCCTCGCCGATCCCGATCGTCGTCGCGACCGGGAGCGCGGCGCGAGCGACGCGAAGTCGTGCGATCCACCGTCAGCGAACGCTTCTGGACATCGCGGAGACGAACTGCTGCTCGAGGAGAGGACAGAAGGACAAGAGGCAGGAGGGCACCGCGAGGGCAGCCAGCGACACGGACCGTCGGCGAATCGATTCACGTCTCCTGGTTGTACCCGTGGCCGACGTAGAGAGCTACCACGTTGAGCCCGAGGAGGGCGAGGAACGTGAGCGTGGCGGTGGCGTCGTCGAGACCCTGCGCGAGCAACGGCAGGTGGACGAACGGGAGGGCGATGGCGATCCAGAACGAGAGGAACTGGGCCGGGCCCTTGACCGATCGGGCGAGCCGGCTCCGGCGCCCCTCGTGCTGTCGCTCCGCTTCAGGGTTCGACGGCGCGATCGATTCGTTCGAGAGCGGGGAGTGGTTGGACATTGATCGACGATTCACCTCGTCGTATTCACGACATTCACCGTAGACGTCATATAACGGGTTGAATATTGCACCTGTTTCGGCTCGTTTCACCTCGTTAACCGGTCCCCAACCGACGTTTCGAAACCGGCTAACGAACAGTTAGACGTTTTATCGAACTATCTGAGCCCGTTTCGGTAGTTGACCGGTAGTGAGAGGCCACGATCGGTCGCGTCGTGATATCGGGCATCGGAGCGGTCAGGGCGAGCGGAATCCCCTTGTACCGTCGGCGGTATCGATACGGCATGAGCGAGCGAACGGCGACCGTGATGCGCGAGACCGCCGAGACGGCGATCGAGTGTACCGTGACGATCGACGGGAGCGGGACCGCCACGGTCGAGACGGGCATCGGCTTCTTCGATCACATGCTGACGGCCTTCGCCAGGCACGGTCTGTTCGACCTCGAGATCGAGTGCGACGGCGACCTCGAGATCGACGACCACCACACGGTCGAGGATTGCGCGATCGTCCTCGGGGAGGCGATCGACGAGGCGCTCGGCGATCGGTCGGGCATCGTCCGCTACGCCGATCGGCGGGTGCCCCTCGACGAGGCGGTGGCGAGTGCGGTGGTCGACGTGAGTAGTCGCCCGCGCTTTTACTTCGACGGGGAGTTCTCACAGGAGCAAATCGGGGAGTTCACGACCGACATGGCGAGACACTTCGCCGAATCGCTCGCGACGAACGCCGGACTGACCCTGCACCTCGCGGTCGAGGGCGAGAACGCCCACCACGAGGTCGAGGCGCTGTTCAAGGCCCTCTCCCGGACCCTCGACGACGCGACGCGGATCGACGACCGCCGGGAGGGGACACCCAGTACGAAAGGAACGCTCTAGCGTCGGCTCCGTCCCGAACCGATGGCGAGAACCGATAGTCTCGAGTCAGTTCTCGGCCGCGTTCGACGATGGATGGGCGCCTCGTTCGACGACGGAAGTGATACTAGGGACGGCGGAGAAGCCGTCCGTCCTCGGTGAACTCCCCGTCCTCGATCGCCCGGTCGATAATCGCTTCTACCTCGTGGTTCTCGAGGTCGTACGCGCCGGCGGCGAGCGACTCGACGGCGTCGCGTTCCATCGGGAACTCGCGGTTGCGCAGCAGGCGAACGACCTTGGCGTAGGCTTTCGAGGGGTGGTCTCGCGTCGCAGTGGCCGCCGCGACGGCGTCGGTCCCGGATTCCCCGTCCCGATCGGCACTCGCCTCGTCGCCGTTCGCTTCCGCGTCAGCGGTGTCGGCAGCCGTCGTCTCGTCACCGTCCGTTTCGGCGGTGGCGTCGGCGCCGGCTTCACTCGCGGTCGAGTCGTTGCCGCCGAAACCGGAGTCGCGATCGGTCTCACCGGACTGTGCGTCGTGCTCGACGGTGATTCCGTCGATCGATCCGCCCTCGTCGCTGCCGGTCGCCGTCCCGGCGACGCCGGTGCCATTGACGGTGTCGTCGGCGTCCACGGTGGACCGATCGGCGTCGCCGCCATCGCCCTCGGCCGCGTTCGAACTGCTCGAGTGCGTGCGGGTCGCCGTCGACGCGTCGGTGGTCGCGACGACGGGGCCAGATCCCGTTGCGGCGGTTCCGTCGGCCCCGAGCCGAGCGAGCAGCGGTTCGAGGAGCGTGTCGAGTCGTCTCGAGCAGTCGCGACAGAGGACCACGCGTCGTTGCTCGGCGTCGGTCGGTTCGAGTTCGGGCGGCACGACTTCGAACGTGCCGACTGCCTCCGCGTCACAGAAGTCACAGCTCCGGAGTGCGCGCATAGACGAGAAATATCAGGGGCGATGTTAAAAAGCTCCGTCAGACGGTCACACCGGACCGGTCGTCGGCAGCGGTGTCGGGCCACGACTGTGGCCCGTCAACCACCGGGCATTATATTCCGGCCCGCGTACATCCGCCAGCGAATGTTCGACGAGATCATGGAGAAGTTCGAAGGGTCGCCGAGCCAGCAGGCGGTCATCCGCCTGCTCCTCGAGCGGGGCTTCTCCGTCAACGACGACGGGCGCGTGGTATCCGGGGGTATCGAGATTCCGAACACGGGGATCGCCCGGGAGATCGACGTCGATCGACGGGTCGTCGACTCGACGACTGACGCCATCCTCGAAGATCCCGAACTGCGGCGGATCTTCCAGAACATCTCGCAAGTGCCGAGCCTGATGGACCTCGCGCCGGTGCTCGACCTGACCGTGCTGTCGATCGCGGTCGACGATGCCGAACGGGAGGGGATCGTCGCCGGAGTTACTGGAACGCTGGCCGACAACGGCATCTCGATTCGTCAGACGATCAGCGAGGATCCCGAATTCACGGACGAACCGCGGCTCTACCTCGTCACCGACGAGGATCTGCCGGGCGAGGTCATCACCCAGATTCGGGATCTCGAGTTCGTCCGGAAGATCGAACTGCAGTAGCGGGTCGATCGGCGACGCGTCCCCGCGAAAGCCGAGCGGCCGTCAGGTTTCGATGGCCACGTCGTGGTTCACGAGCACGGTTTCGAGCGCGCTCGTGAGTTCCTCGAACCGGTCGATCGACATCGGATCCGTCGTCACCCAGACCCCGTGATCGCCGCGGATGACGCGCGTCAGGTAGCCGTTCTCGAACAGGCGGATCGTCGCCCGGTAGTCGCCCAGTTGCGTGTTGCGGTAGGCCGACTGGGAGCGAAAGCCGAGTCGCTCGTGATCGGCGAAGCCGACGAGGTCGGCGGTCCGCTCCAGGTCCGATCGG
The nucleotide sequence above comes from Halosolutus halophilus. Encoded proteins:
- a CDS encoding HIT family protein, yielding MSTIFSQIVEGEIPARIVYEDEATAAFLDANPLAPGHTLVVPKEEYERLNDVPDDVAQDLYATIHRLVPAVEDAVDADATSVAFNNGEAAGQEVPHVHCHIVPRFEGDGGGNTHTMIGKQIDLDDDELDEIAGEIESNA
- a CDS encoding A24 family peptidase C-terminal domain-containing protein, coding for MTLAGASATVPDLLRLVALPVFAWAAVRDVRTRRVSSAVWIPLAIVGGGTLVWDGWIARQAGGPAWTYDFLVPAAISLGLVVPIAYLFWWLGGFGGADAKALLVLALLFPTFPEYTVGPWTLPVSGTPIEAFSFTILSNAVLVGLAIPIALAVRNAAAGRVAPVMFVGWPVSWERVAETHGTLLSTPTGVSRTGLDLDALRMYLRWRGLTLAELRDAPDRYRDPATLPDEPNPPTDGAVAAGPDVRSDGGTAGSAAATAATDAQDADRTMAAADDPWGAAAFLDDIEGTAYGTTADELREGLEVLAETETVWISPGAPFLVPVFAGLVIALLYGDLLVGTIV
- the fer gene encoding ferredoxin Fer, giving the protein MPTVEYLNYEVLDDQGWDMDDDDLFDQAADAGLDDEDYGTLDVAEGEYILEAAEAQGYDWPFSCRAGACANCAAIVKEGEIEMDMQQILSDEEVEEKDVRLTCIGSAETDEVKIVYNAKHLDYLQNRVI
- a CDS encoding inorganic phosphate transporter gives rise to the protein MTEVLLIVGLLVAVFVGYNIGGATTGPAFGPAVGANVITKLMAAALMSIFFFLGAITIGPNVVTTLGDELVHTTDIFTMRSNVAVLFFIGGALFVGNYAGVPASTSMTAVGAIAALGLATGELNWAVMGEIVVWWIVAPIIGFWVAGVVGRYFYPRINAWVAIEGDREGREMITVDRSGTVPRLQFGIGANRREITGAFVVVGIGCLMAFSSGTSNIANAIAPIYGTGEFEMVPLILLGSAAVAVGCFTIARRTLDTLGNDITNLPLTAAIVVAVIASTIVIMLSAIGIPASFVVVATMCIIGLGWGRATRTTTLSDARRGEETRVSVGALTAEEEGETPPEIGEEEPEDIPRASDLFDPSTTARVIIMQNVVPLIATVGAYLTFQFVPIFGF
- a CDS encoding universal stress protein, encoding MISHILVPMDGSEMSEHALEYALEAYPDAQVTVLTVVGEPSSMWGEASGLALADDLEEAAQEHAQPVFDRARELVDVADGDADLETVVELGHPVRAIINCADDYDTVVVGSHGGSISDYFYVGNVAKKVVRQSPTPVVVVR
- a CDS encoding inorganic phosphate transporter, which translates into the protein MVETVLLVGVVVSIFVGFNIGGSSTGIAWGPAVGAGILSKVTAAALMTFFVFLGGWTVGRNVMDTLSGDIITIEISLAAGVAVLFFIGLGILVANVFGVPVPTSMTTVGAIVGLGLATETTNFATIGWIISWWIVTPIIGLWIGATVGRYVYPELNRRFEISTSEGPLLAVDRSGSVPTLALGPNTTYQELGGTIVVFVIGCYMAFSAGASNVPNAVAPLVSGGDLQVDTAIIIATLAIGFGGFTIARRTMESVGGELSDIPLLAALIVMITASTITTILSWAGIPISLVMASVMTIVGLGWGRATRPVTAQEAIRGEVDTEMTMGALKADPDAPITKIGEEEPEEVLKAGDLFNPRAIVKYVSMWIIGPSMSTLLAYGFFTAVPFVG
- a CDS encoding SLC13 family permease, encoding MSVSVCLPLVQEPAMQPELTTDILVVLGVVALALVLFLTERLPIDVTAILLIVVLVVLEPWTGIDSSTGISGFANDATITVLAMLILSGGISRTGLVQELGRRMAAYAGTSLRKQLFATVLATSPVSGFLNNTPVVALLVPVVTDVANRGNTSPSKLLIPLSYASQVGGMLTLIGTSTNILASDISARLGADYPELHRFSMFEFTGLGAIVVLVGALYLIFVGHYLLPERVPARADYVEEYAVGDYIADVAVVPGSPLAGGTIRDATAALGPEVDVVQVVRDEDRSVAPRQETRLEAGDVLVVRTDRDAFTTLEDAEGVELVGDPQSAAEISAADSQGLLAELVVSLDSRLVGERLDPERFREEFNAAVLGLRHRGTVVGERLVGRRLDVGDTLLVQAPPDTLDRLSRGNDVIVAREPPRPEYRSDKAPIAVAIMIGVVAVAALEVYPILLSALAGVVAMVVTGVLDPNELYDAVEWDIIFLLAGVIPLGIALERTGAAAYLAFLVVQTAGFLPPLVVLWLFYIVTGLITEVISNNASVVLLIPVAAAAAAGIGANPFAFVLAVTFAASTAFLGPIGYQTNLFVYGPGGYRFSDYFRIGAPLQLLLSVVTVLGIEFFWGV
- the hisA gene encoding 1-(5-phosphoribosyl)-5-[(5-phosphoribosylamino)methylideneamino]imidazole-4-carboxamide isomerase, which produces MSTDDAGDADSDGAFEVIPAVDVQDGEVVQLVQGERGTEKTYGDPVEAARRWIDAGAETLHLVDLDGAFEGDRANADAIEAVIDAVDVPTQLGGGIRTAADAIDLLDRGVDRVILGTAAVENPEIVAEISETYPEGVVVSLDAKGGEVVVEGWTEGAGVSPVEAAERYEDLGAAAILFTNVDVEGQLEGVATEPVRELVDATEMPVIASGGVATIEDVRALADAGAAAVVVGSALYEGRFTLEAAQAAIEER
- the hisB gene encoding imidazoleglycerol-phosphate dehydratase HisB, whose protein sequence is MSERTATVMRETAETAIECTVTIDGSGTATVETGIGFFDHMLTAFARHGLFDLEIECDGDLEIDDHHTVEDCAIVLGEAIDEALGDRSGIVRYADRRVPLDEAVASAVVDVSSRPRFYFDGEFSQEQIGEFTTDMARHFAESLATNAGLTLHLAVEGENAHHEVEALFKALSRTLDDATRIDDRREGTPSTKGTL
- a CDS encoding amino acid-binding protein encodes the protein MFDEIMEKFEGSPSQQAVIRLLLERGFSVNDDGRVVSGGIEIPNTGIAREIDVDRRVVDSTTDAILEDPELRRIFQNISQVPSLMDLAPVLDLTVLSIAVDDAEREGIVAGVTGTLADNGISIRQTISEDPEFTDEPRLYLVTDEDLPGEVITQIRDLEFVRKIELQ